A DNA window from Pseudarthrobacter sp. W1I19 contains the following coding sequences:
- a CDS encoding M20 family metallopeptidase, translating to MNFDTKGMLEDLRTVVERESPSADLAAIARSADTITELGERLLGCFPERIVIEGRTHLRWRFGAPRVLVLCHHDTVWPIGSLIEHPFEINGDVLCGPGSFDMKAGLVMALHAIAALPNRDGVSLLVTGDEELGSPSSRQLIEDEALGCVAALVLEGSADGGALKVARKGVSLYEVAVQGRAAHAGLEPERGVNASIEAAHQILAVASLGDAELGTTVTPTLLSSGTTTNTVPAASSFAVDVRVRTLAEQKRVDTAMRALAATLPGAVLNITGGVNRPPLEESAALELFARASRLAEKLGLGRLESASVGGASDGNFTAGIGVPTLDGLGAVGGGAHASNEHALVGAWIERTGLVHALIAELIHEFVQTDPAASVSAR from the coding sequence GTGAACTTCGACACCAAGGGGATGCTCGAAGACCTGCGTACGGTCGTCGAACGCGAGTCGCCCTCCGCAGACCTGGCTGCGATCGCCCGCAGCGCGGACACGATCACCGAGCTCGGGGAACGGCTGCTCGGCTGCTTCCCCGAGCGGATCGTGATCGAGGGGCGCACCCACCTGCGCTGGCGCTTCGGCGCCCCCAGGGTTCTCGTACTCTGCCACCACGACACGGTCTGGCCGATCGGATCGCTCATCGAGCATCCGTTCGAGATCAACGGCGACGTGCTGTGCGGGCCGGGCTCCTTCGATATGAAGGCGGGACTCGTGATGGCGCTCCATGCCATTGCGGCCCTTCCGAACCGCGATGGCGTGAGCCTCCTGGTAACCGGCGACGAGGAGCTCGGTTCGCCCAGCTCCCGGCAGCTCATCGAAGACGAGGCCCTCGGATGCGTCGCCGCCCTCGTTCTCGAGGGATCGGCCGACGGTGGCGCCCTCAAGGTTGCCCGCAAGGGTGTCTCACTCTACGAGGTCGCAGTGCAGGGGCGGGCGGCGCACGCCGGTCTCGAGCCCGAGCGGGGTGTCAACGCTTCGATCGAGGCCGCGCACCAGATCCTTGCCGTCGCAAGCCTCGGCGACGCGGAACTCGGCACGACGGTCACACCGACATTGCTAAGCTCCGGCACGACAACAAACACCGTCCCGGCCGCATCCAGCTTCGCCGTTGACGTGCGCGTGCGCACACTCGCCGAGCAAAAAAGAGTGGACACCGCAATGCGCGCGCTCGCGGCGACGTTACCCGGTGCCGTGCTGAACATCACCGGTGGGGTGAACCGTCCGCCACTCGAGGAATCGGCCGCGCTGGAATTGTTCGCCCGCGCCAGCCGGTTGGCTGAGAAGCTCGGGCTCGGCCGCCTCGAGAGCGCCTCGGTCGGCGGAGCCTCCGATGGCAACTTCACGGCCGGGATCGGCGTTCCAACGCTCGACGGGCTCGGCGCAGTGGGCGGTGGTGCGCACGCGAGCAATGAACACGCGCTCGTTGGCGCATGGATCGAACGTACTGGCCTCGTCCACGCGCTCATCGCCGAGCTCATACACGAGTTTGTTCAGACGGATCCCGCCGCATCGGTATCGGCACGATGA
- a CDS encoding serine hydrolase, with product MTQQRVSIDNLIATQLPEQPALSPDGGSIAYVLETTNRAQDRDERTPVRKKALNAAHWQQRLSELAAAHKVPGATLGILRLGEEPVLASHGVLNINTGVETTEDSVFQIGSISKVWTATVIMQLVDEGKLDLDAPIIDVVPEFRVADAEVSKSVTMRHLLTHTSGIDGDVFTDAGRGDDCLEKYVDALSKVKQNHPIGATFSYCNSGFALMGRVIEKLTGLSWDDALRDRLFKPLGLKHTVTLPEEALLHRAAAGHVGADENGPILAPMWSIPRSLGPAGIINASAADVLEFARMHIQAGLAADGTRILSAESAELMTTHQTDVPDPYVLGDSWGLGWIRFGWGGKRLYGHDGNTIGQAAFLRILPEDGIAVTLLTNGGNTRDLYIELYNEIFGELAEISIPGSFGPPAEPYTGDMSPYLGTYERSSVVLEVFKKEEAVRMRRTVSGVVAESMPNPVEEYALTPVSDGLFALRAPGTQGWLSLVFYALPTGEQYVHFGVRAAPRVAQ from the coding sequence ATGACACAACAACGTGTAAGCATTGATAACCTCATTGCCACGCAGCTTCCAGAGCAGCCCGCTCTGTCGCCGGACGGCGGCAGCATCGCTTATGTTCTGGAGACCACCAACCGCGCCCAAGACCGCGACGAACGCACCCCAGTTCGCAAGAAGGCTCTCAACGCCGCGCACTGGCAGCAGCGACTGAGCGAGCTGGCCGCCGCCCACAAAGTTCCTGGGGCCACGCTCGGCATCCTGCGCCTCGGCGAGGAGCCTGTCCTCGCGAGCCACGGCGTTCTCAACATCAACACCGGTGTCGAGACCACCGAGGACTCCGTCTTCCAGATTGGCTCGATCTCGAAGGTCTGGACGGCGACCGTCATCATGCAGCTCGTCGACGAGGGCAAGCTCGACCTCGATGCTCCGATCATCGACGTGGTCCCCGAGTTCCGGGTTGCCGACGCCGAGGTGAGCAAGTCGGTGACAATGCGCCACCTGCTCACCCACACCAGCGGCATAGACGGTGACGTTTTCACCGACGCCGGCCGTGGCGACGACTGCCTCGAAAAGTACGTCGATGCCCTCTCCAAGGTCAAGCAGAACCACCCCATCGGGGCGACCTTCTCGTACTGCAACTCTGGCTTCGCACTCATGGGCCGCGTGATCGAGAAGCTCACCGGTCTCAGCTGGGATGACGCCCTTCGCGATCGCCTGTTCAAACCGCTCGGCCTCAAGCACACCGTGACGCTGCCAGAGGAGGCTCTGCTTCACCGTGCCGCCGCCGGCCACGTGGGCGCCGATGAGAACGGCCCCATTCTCGCTCCGATGTGGTCGATCCCCCGTTCGCTTGGCCCCGCCGGAATCATCAATGCCAGCGCGGCAGACGTGCTCGAGTTCGCCCGCATGCATATCCAGGCCGGGCTCGCAGCCGACGGCACGCGCATTCTCTCGGCGGAGAGCGCCGAGCTCATGACCACGCACCAGACCGACGTTCCCGACCCGTACGTGCTCGGCGATTCCTGGGGGCTCGGCTGGATCCGCTTCGGCTGGGGCGGAAAGCGCCTCTACGGTCACGACGGCAACACGATTGGCCAGGCCGCCTTCCTGCGCATCCTGCCAGAAGATGGCATCGCCGTGACGCTGCTCACCAACGGCGGCAACACACGCGATCTGTACATCGAGCTCTACAACGAGATATTCGGCGAGCTGGCCGAGATTTCGATTCCGGGATCGTTCGGCCCGCCAGCCGAGCCGTACACGGGCGACATGTCGCCGTACCTCGGTACCTACGAGCGCTCCAGCGTCGTCCTGGAGGTCTTTAAGAAGGAGGAGGCCGTGCGTATGCGCAGGACCGTGAGCGGCGTCGTCGCCGAATCTATGCCGAATCCCGTCGAAGAGTACGCCCTCACCCCGGTGAGCGATGGCCTATTCGCGCTGCGGGCGCCCGGCACTCAGGGGTGGCTCTCGCTGGTTTTCTACGCACTGCCGACGGGCGAGCAGTACGTGCATTTCGGTGTACGGGCAGCGCCCAGGGTGGCGCAGTGA
- a CDS encoding NAD(P)H-binding protein, protein MNSDLHVIFGTGAIGLATFDALRRRGRTVRLVNRSGKAAVPEDVEVTAGDATDPTFAARAARGAAVIYQTMNPPYQEWNAQFPALQSGVLAAAEAEGARLVSMENVYMYGRPNGRPLTEERENNAHTKKGQLRTRMAEELLAAHRAGSVEIAIGRSYSNTES, encoded by the coding sequence ATGAATTCGGACCTGCACGTCATCTTCGGTACCGGAGCAATCGGACTCGCCACCTTCGACGCACTCCGCCGGCGGGGCCGCACCGTCCGCCTGGTCAACCGCTCCGGCAAAGCCGCCGTCCCCGAGGACGTGGAAGTCACTGCCGGAGACGCCACCGACCCGACCTTCGCCGCCCGTGCCGCCCGCGGTGCCGCGGTCATCTATCAGACGATGAACCCTCCCTACCAGGAATGGAACGCACAGTTCCCCGCCCTTCAGTCCGGAGTGCTCGCCGCAGCCGAGGCCGAAGGCGCACGACTGGTCAGCATGGAAAACGTCTACATGTACGGCCGCCCCAACGGACGCCCACTGACCGAGGAACGCGAAAACAACGCCCACACCAAAAAAGGACAGCTCCGAACCAGGATGGCCGAGGAGCTCCTCGCGGCCCACCGGGCCGGGAGCGTCGAAATTGCCATCGGCCGCAGCTACAGCAACACCGAGAGCTGA
- a CDS encoding dipeptide/oligopeptide/nickel ABC transporter permease/ATP-binding protein, translated as MPTRLKWLSIVRSPVGATATFLVLLVALVAIFAPVVWGAQAEAIDTSGTQQGPSAEHLLGTDALGRDVLARVMVATQLSVALAVIAVVIGVTVGTLLGTAPSVLPRRAGRLVVGIVNIAVAFPGLLLALFFAAIFGAGTTGAVLALGFAMAPSFARLTQTMSAAIAGRDFISAARAAGVSRLRVLIRHVLPNIAEPLIVNATVAAGGALLAFAGLSFLGIGVQLPAYDWGKLLSEGLNRIYINPAAAFGPAVAVIVAGLAFNLLGESAASVAGGRVAIGRRRLPLPRPTTRAVPTVSPVSVGTILSIENLRVSYPTHNGLVYPVRGVSFEVREGEALGVVGESGSGKSLTALAASRLIEPPGVVDADRLEFNGIQILTAPEKTVRGLLGTSLAMVFQDPMTSFNPTRRIGSQLAEAAQEHQGMSKKDALKRAVNRLQAVRVPAAARRAEQYPHEFSGGMRQRAMIAMGLMNSPKLIIADEPTTALDVTVQRQVLRLLERVRTDTNAAILLISHDIAVVSQSCERVLVMYAGRIVEDLPTADLYTGARHPYTRALLEVVPDLDTDRERPLGVIPGRPPAPGEVPLGCAFAARCPLATARCRESDPELEIHSDKHRVACWNPVEGDTRVTLPEPSIGGTR; from the coding sequence CGTTTCTCGTCCTCCTCGTTGCCCTGGTCGCGATCTTTGCCCCAGTGGTCTGGGGCGCACAGGCCGAGGCCATCGACACCTCTGGCACGCAGCAGGGCCCAAGCGCTGAACACCTCCTGGGAACGGATGCGCTGGGGCGCGACGTTCTCGCCCGCGTGATGGTTGCTACCCAGCTCTCGGTCGCACTCGCGGTCATCGCAGTCGTCATCGGCGTCACCGTCGGAACCTTGCTCGGTACGGCGCCATCCGTGCTCCCGCGTCGGGCAGGACGTCTCGTCGTCGGCATTGTCAACATTGCCGTCGCCTTCCCGGGCCTGCTGCTCGCGCTGTTCTTCGCTGCGATCTTCGGCGCCGGCACGACCGGGGCCGTGCTCGCCCTCGGTTTTGCCATGGCCCCGAGCTTTGCCCGCCTCACCCAGACCATGTCTGCCGCGATCGCCGGCCGTGACTTCATCTCTGCCGCACGCGCCGCCGGCGTCTCGCGTCTGCGCGTGCTCATCCGGCACGTACTGCCAAACATTGCCGAGCCTCTCATCGTCAACGCGACCGTTGCCGCCGGCGGTGCGCTACTGGCCTTCGCCGGCCTGTCCTTTCTCGGTATCGGCGTACAGCTTCCCGCCTACGACTGGGGCAAGCTGCTCAGCGAGGGACTCAACCGCATCTACATCAACCCCGCCGCAGCCTTCGGCCCGGCCGTCGCCGTCATCGTTGCCGGCCTCGCGTTCAACCTGCTCGGCGAGAGCGCAGCATCCGTTGCCGGTGGCCGCGTCGCCATCGGCCGTCGGAGGCTCCCGCTGCCGCGGCCCACTACCCGTGCGGTTCCCACCGTTTCTCCTGTTTCCGTCGGCACGATCCTGAGCATCGAGAATCTCCGCGTCTCGTACCCAACACATAACGGTCTGGTGTACCCCGTTCGCGGAGTGAGCTTCGAGGTCAGGGAGGGTGAGGCGCTGGGAGTGGTCGGCGAATCCGGTTCGGGCAAGAGCCTGACCGCGCTGGCCGCCTCCCGACTCATTGAGCCACCGGGCGTCGTGGACGCCGATCGACTCGAGTTCAACGGCATCCAGATCCTCACCGCGCCGGAGAAGACCGTTCGTGGGCTGCTCGGCACGTCACTCGCAATGGTGTTTCAGGATCCAATGACCTCGTTCAACCCCACCCGGCGCATCGGCAGCCAACTCGCCGAGGCCGCACAGGAACACCAGGGCATGAGCAAGAAGGATGCGTTGAAGCGCGCCGTCAATCGGCTTCAGGCGGTGCGCGTGCCCGCGGCCGCCCGGCGCGCCGAACAGTACCCGCACGAGTTCTCCGGCGGGATGCGACAGCGCGCGATGATCGCGATGGGCCTCATGAACAGCCCCAAGCTGATCATCGCCGACGAACCGACCACGGCCCTCGATGTCACGGTACAGCGCCAGGTTCTTCGGCTCCTCGAGCGGGTGCGCACCGACACGAACGCGGCAATCCTGCTGATCAGCCACGACATTGCCGTCGTCTCGCAAAGCTGCGAACGGGTGCTTGTCATGTACGCCGGCCGCATCGTCGAAGATCTTCCGACGGCGGACCTCTACACGGGTGCACGCCACCCCTATACCCGCGCTCTGCTTGAGGTCGTGCCCGATCTCGACACCGACCGCGAACGGCCCCTCGGTGTGATTCCCGGCCGCCCGCCGGCACCCGGCGAGGTGCCGCTCGGATGCGCCTTCGCCGCTCGTTGCCCTCTGGCGACGGCACGGTGTCGCGAATCGGACCCCGAGCTGGAGATCCACAGCGATAAGCACCGGGTCGCCTGCTGGAACCCCGTAGAGGGCGATACTCGCGTGACACTGCCGGAACCAAGCATAGGAGGCACGCGATGA
- a CDS encoding TetR/AcrR family transcriptional regulator: MTTRARSSRPGPRRILTETEIMDAALALLDEGGVNAASVRGIAARVGVAPNAVYTYFPDKAAVVKAIVEHLLGQVDLAVFSDRGVPWRQRIESLALDLRERLTAHPGAVNLMIGGPMDGRRALALNEHLMETLQDSGLDAKESARASYLLIVYVFGSIALEAAELGDGGSISSEAERIATRYEGFSAIPDDEYPLSAAAAKIMATYVSTEQYRWGLHKVLDGIAGGARAGRLI; this comes from the coding sequence ATGACTACACGAGCCCGCAGCTCCAGGCCGGGGCCCCGCCGGATCCTGACCGAAACAGAAATCATGGACGCCGCACTCGCCCTGCTTGACGAGGGGGGCGTGAATGCCGCGTCGGTGCGGGGGATTGCAGCCAGGGTGGGGGTGGCTCCAAATGCCGTATACACGTACTTCCCCGACAAAGCGGCGGTCGTAAAGGCTATTGTTGAGCACCTGCTGGGACAGGTCGATCTTGCCGTTTTCTCCGATCGCGGTGTGCCTTGGCGCCAGCGGATCGAGTCTCTGGCACTCGATCTGCGGGAGCGCCTGACCGCGCACCCGGGGGCCGTGAACCTGATGATCGGCGGGCCCATGGACGGACGCCGGGCGCTGGCGTTGAACGAACACCTTATGGAAACGCTGCAGGATTCCGGGCTGGACGCTAAGGAGTCGGCCCGTGCGTCTTACCTGCTGATCGTGTACGTGTTCGGTTCAATAGCCCTGGAAGCGGCAGAGCTCGGTGACGGAGGCAGTATTTCGTCGGAGGCTGAGCGGATCGCCACCCGCTATGAGGGCTTTTCGGCGATACCCGACGATGAGTATCCGCTGTCCGCCGCCGCGGCAAAGATCATGGCCACCTATGTCTCCACCGAACAGTACAGATGGGGACTCCACAAAGTGCTGGATGGCATTGCAGGAGGGGCGCGCGCAGGCCGGTTGATCTGA
- a CDS encoding CdaR family transcriptional regulator: MLMTVTTRPRSSLGRVLEDLGTTLVELVCGNAEGQKQIETVIIHDSLDEAIPSHGALVLGVGMRDTEEIVELLTTLATQDAAGLVLRAPVSADPAIIRASEESGIPVLALTRGASWAQLTSMLHSLIAEGDVGESGPQGLGGMPAGDLFSLANAISTLLNAPVTIEDRNSRVVAFSGKQDEADPGRVETILGRQVPERYMRQMEQRGVFRELYRSTDPIQVAPVDVDAQVASYPRVALAVRAGDEILGSIWVAVREPMPEDRIEALKDAAKLVALQMLRIRVGADVERRLRADLLATVLEGGSGAADAASRLRLTDHRYVVLALAAAESEEDEEGGAAHARLLAARQRIADALSMHLGAVYPRSAAALIGNIVYGVVSVRPNQADADRRTARVAKEFLARIGGDQRLLLGIGTIADDHAALPTSRVSADRALRVLQLGRSNAQVVIFDDVQVEALLVELGDLAATRGDRPTGPIARLLEHDRARNAQLVETLRAWLDAFGDVSAASALMYTHTNTFRHRLRRLSAIGKIDLSDPEARFAAMIQLRLLTFGERSL, from the coding sequence ATGCTGATGACAGTGACGACGCGGCCCCGCTCAAGCCTTGGCCGGGTGCTCGAAGACCTCGGAACGACCCTTGTTGAGCTCGTCTGCGGAAACGCGGAGGGCCAAAAGCAGATCGAGACGGTCATCATCCACGACTCCCTCGACGAGGCGATCCCCTCACACGGTGCGCTCGTGCTAGGCGTTGGGATGCGCGACACCGAGGAGATCGTCGAGCTGCTCACAACACTCGCCACGCAAGACGCCGCCGGCCTCGTGCTCCGTGCGCCAGTGAGTGCAGACCCGGCGATCATACGCGCGTCCGAAGAATCCGGCATTCCCGTGCTCGCGCTGACCCGCGGTGCATCCTGGGCCCAACTCACATCGATGCTGCACTCGCTCATCGCGGAGGGCGATGTCGGCGAGAGCGGACCACAAGGCCTCGGTGGAATGCCCGCCGGTGACCTCTTCTCGCTCGCCAATGCAATTTCGACACTTCTCAATGCCCCCGTCACGATCGAGGACCGCAACTCCCGAGTCGTCGCCTTCTCCGGCAAGCAAGACGAAGCCGATCCCGGCCGCGTCGAGACAATCCTCGGCCGTCAGGTTCCCGAGCGCTACATGCGCCAGATGGAACAGCGCGGTGTGTTCCGCGAGCTGTATCGCAGCACCGACCCCATCCAGGTCGCTCCCGTCGACGTCGACGCCCAAGTGGCCTCCTACCCTCGTGTGGCGCTCGCTGTGCGTGCGGGCGACGAGATTCTCGGCTCCATTTGGGTTGCGGTGCGCGAACCAATGCCGGAAGACCGGATCGAGGCGCTCAAGGATGCCGCGAAGCTCGTCGCGCTGCAAATGCTGCGGATACGCGTCGGCGCCGACGTTGAACGCAGGCTGCGGGCCGATCTACTTGCCACGGTGCTTGAGGGCGGGTCGGGCGCGGCCGATGCCGCGTCACGGTTGCGCCTCACCGATCACCGCTATGTTGTGCTTGCGCTCGCTGCCGCAGAATCCGAAGAGGACGAGGAGGGCGGGGCCGCACATGCGCGTCTTCTCGCCGCACGGCAACGCATCGCCGACGCCCTCTCGATGCACCTGGGCGCGGTATACCCCCGCTCGGCCGCCGCTCTCATCGGCAACATCGTCTACGGTGTTGTCAGCGTTCGCCCGAATCAGGCGGATGCCGACCGACGCACCGCACGAGTTGCCAAAGAATTCCTCGCGCGCATCGGCGGCGACCAGCGCCTGCTGCTCGGTATCGGCACAATCGCCGACGACCATGCGGCACTACCCACTTCCCGCGTCAGCGCGGATCGCGCCCTGCGCGTGCTTCAACTCGGCCGGTCGAATGCGCAGGTCGTGATCTTCGACGATGTGCAGGTTGAAGCGCTTCTCGTCGAACTCGGAGATCTTGCCGCCACCCGCGGCGACCGCCCGACCGGCCCGATCGCGCGGCTGCTTGAGCACGACCGGGCACGCAACGCACAACTTGTTGAAACTCTCCGCGCCTGGCTAGATGCCTTCGGCGACGTTAGTGCGGCGTCCGCGCTCATGTACACCCACACGAACACCTTCCGCCATCGCCTACGCCGGCTCTCCGCCATTGGAAAGATCGACTTGAGCGACCCGGAAGCGCGCTTCGCAGCCATGATCCAGTTGCGCCTACTCACCTTCGGGGAGCGCTCGCTGTAG
- the menC gene encoding o-succinylbenzoate synthase yields MRILSIDLIDITLPLVSPFTTSFSTQTSRAPLLVKVAAEHNGREVTGWGECVVLDEPVYSPEYLDGAREVLQRFLIPALYTWQDAGRALTAELVGHVLEHIVGHRMAKAALEMAILDAQLRVTDISFASYFGATVDAVPSGVSVGIQKSIPDLLSAVGGYVDQGYVRIKLKIQPGWDIEPIRAVRERFGDIPLQVDANTAYRLVDAPHLRKLDPFNLLLIEQPLAEDDLRQHALLAREISTPVCLDESIVSAAAAADAIAMGAAAIINIKPGRVGGYLEAKRIHDVAVANGIAVWCGGMLETGLGRAANAALAGLPGFTLPGDISASDRFYKQDITEPFGIEDGQIRIPSGAGIGVEPIPAVLAEVTTAIVTVAPR; encoded by the coding sequence GTGCGCATTCTCAGCATTGACCTCATCGATATCACCCTGCCTCTCGTGTCGCCATTCACCACCTCGTTCAGCACCCAAACCTCGCGCGCACCGCTGCTCGTCAAGGTCGCGGCCGAGCACAATGGCCGTGAGGTGACCGGCTGGGGCGAGTGTGTGGTTCTCGACGAGCCCGTGTACTCGCCCGAGTACCTCGATGGCGCGCGCGAGGTGTTGCAGCGCTTCCTGATTCCGGCGCTCTACACCTGGCAGGATGCGGGCAGGGCGCTCACTGCCGAGCTTGTCGGCCACGTGCTTGAGCACATCGTTGGCCACCGCATGGCGAAGGCCGCGCTCGAGATGGCGATCCTCGATGCCCAGCTGCGGGTGACGGATATCTCCTTCGCCTCCTATTTCGGCGCGACCGTCGACGCGGTCCCGTCCGGCGTTTCGGTCGGAATACAGAAATCGATCCCGGATCTGCTTTCTGCGGTAGGCGGCTATGTCGACCAGGGCTACGTGCGCATCAAGCTCAAGATCCAGCCAGGCTGGGACATCGAGCCGATCCGTGCAGTGCGCGAGCGCTTTGGCGATATCCCGTTGCAGGTAGACGCGAATACCGCCTACCGGCTCGTCGACGCCCCGCACTTGCGCAAGCTCGATCCCTTCAACTTGCTGCTGATCGAGCAGCCGCTTGCTGAGGACGATCTGCGACAGCACGCCCTCCTCGCCCGTGAAATCTCGACACCGGTGTGCCTCGACGAGTCGATTGTCTCTGCCGCCGCTGCCGCCGACGCCATCGCCATGGGAGCCGCAGCAATTATCAACATCAAGCCCGGACGCGTTGGTGGATACCTTGAAGCCAAACGCATTCACGACGTCGCCGTTGCCAATGGGATCGCTGTGTGGTGCGGCGGGATGCTCGAGACCGGCCTCGGCCGGGCGGCGAATGCGGCACTCGCCGGCCTGCCCGGGTTCACCTTGCCCGGAGACATCTCGGCATCCGACCGCTTCTACAAGCAGGACATCACCGAACCCTTCGGCATCGAAGACGGCCAGATCCGGATCCCGAGCGGGGCGGGCATTGGCGTCGAACCGATCCCTGCGGTGCTCGCCGAGGTGACGACAGCGATCGTGACGGTCGCCCCACGGTGA
- a CDS encoding ABC transporter ATP-binding protein: MTAVDDVSLTIPSGSVVGLVGESGSGKSTLARAAIGLAPVTGGTITLDGIDVLKLRRRHPIQMVFQDPFSSLDPRMTIGESIAEMIPRGTFSSAAAKRAEVGRLLELVNLDPDRAGSLPGALSGGQRQRIGLARALAARPEVIIADEITSALDVSVQGSVLNLVRTVCAELELTMLFISHNLSVVRYLSDYIAVMYLGHIVEFGPVDEVLNNAKHPYTRELLASVPTRHGNLLAVDPAAPLDVEPADPHHPPSGCRFNPRCPIGPLVHPERQICVQSSPPLPTTPLHAAACHFAELTSSSSVYPDLSNPLVNSIRSS, from the coding sequence ATGACCGCCGTCGATGACGTCTCGCTGACCATCCCCTCCGGTTCGGTCGTCGGACTCGTCGGCGAATCAGGCTCGGGCAAGTCGACGCTCGCCCGCGCGGCCATCGGACTCGCCCCTGTCACGGGCGGCACGATCACGCTCGACGGTATCGATGTCCTGAAACTGCGGCGCCGGCATCCAATTCAGATGGTCTTTCAGGACCCGTTCTCCTCGCTCGATCCACGGATGACGATCGGCGAGTCTATCGCCGAGATGATCCCGCGCGGCACGTTTTCCTCAGCCGCGGCTAAGCGCGCCGAGGTCGGGCGCTTGCTGGAGCTTGTCAACCTTGACCCCGACCGTGCTGGCTCGCTCCCGGGTGCTCTCTCGGGCGGCCAGCGTCAGCGCATTGGCCTTGCTCGGGCGCTCGCCGCACGACCCGAGGTCATCATCGCCGATGAGATCACGTCGGCGCTTGACGTCTCGGTGCAGGGCTCGGTTCTGAACCTCGTGCGCACTGTCTGCGCCGAGCTGGAGCTCACGATGTTATTCATCTCGCACAACCTCTCGGTCGTGCGCTATCTGAGCGACTACATCGCCGTGATGTACCTCGGCCACATCGTCGAGTTCGGACCGGTCGATGAGGTGCTGAACAACGCCAAGCACCCGTATACCCGCGAGCTGCTCGCATCCGTGCCGACCCGCCACGGCAACCTTCTTGCCGTTGATCCGGCCGCTCCGTTGGACGTCGAACCCGCAGACCCCCATCACCCGCCGAGCGGTTGCCGCTTCAACCCCCGTTGCCCGATTGGGCCTCTCGTCCACCCCGAGCGTCAGATCTGCGTGCAGAGCTCGCCACCGCTTCCCACGACGCCGTTGCACGCCGCGGCCTGCCACTTCGCCGAGCTCACAAGCTCCTCGAGCGTGTACCCCGACCTTTCGAACCCGCTTGTTAACAGCATCCGCTCCAGCTAA